A single window of Caldicellulosiruptor bescii DSM 6725 DNA harbors:
- the rsmG gene encoding 16S rRNA (guanine(527)-N(7))-methyltransferase RsmG gives MELLDKVLEYYKVKNPLVVKHLLIKYMNLVLEKNKLFNLTAIENEEEFVIKHIADSLSLLKFIEQENSNQNPVAIDIGSGFGAPGLFVKIAMPSVNVFLNDSNKKKCKFMNEAKESLGISGVNVVCERAEVLGRKEEFREKFDFVFARAVDRLNVLCEYAIPLLKVGGAFLAQKGFECEDEIDLAKNAIEILGGEIYSIEKFVLPYSDEKRSIIIIKKLRQTPSNFPRNTKQIVKKPL, from the coding sequence ATGGAGCTTTTGGATAAAGTGCTTGAATATTATAAAGTAAAAAACCCGTTAGTTGTAAAACACCTTTTGATTAAGTACATGAACTTGGTACTTGAAAAGAATAAACTTTTTAACCTCACAGCTATAGAAAATGAAGAAGAGTTTGTAATAAAACATATTGCTGACTCTCTTTCTCTATTGAAATTTATTGAACAAGAAAATTCAAACCAAAACCCAGTTGCCATCGACATTGGTTCAGGATTTGGTGCACCCGGACTTTTTGTAAAGATTGCTATGCCAAGCGTGAATGTATTTCTTAATGACTCAAACAAAAAAAAATGTAAATTTATGAATGAAGCAAAAGAAAGTCTGGGTATTTCTGGTGTAAATGTTGTGTGTGAAAGAGCAGAAGTTTTAGGAAGAAAAGAAGAGTTTAGAGAAAAATTTGACTTTGTGTTTGCACGTGCGGTTGATAGATTAAATGTCCTGTGCGAATACGCCATTCCGCTACTAAAAGTTGGCGGTGCTTTTTTAGCTCAAAAAGGCTTTGAATGTGAAGATGAGATTGACTTGGCGAAAAATGCAATTGAAATTCTGGGTGGAGAAATTTATAGTATAGAAAAATTTGTGCTTCCATATTCTGATGAGAAAAGAAGTATTATTATAATAAAAAAATTGCGACAGACACCGTCAAATTTCCCCAGAAATACGAAACAAATTGTAAAAAAACCCCTATAG